The Zea mays cultivar B73 chromosome 7, Zm-B73-REFERENCE-NAM-5.0, whole genome shotgun sequence DNA segment ACATGTCGGAGCCcagtgcctttgtgcatgcccccttcagctataaaaggagaggcatgcgacgtttcacacacacgcaatctcagactcgctagctcatacaagctcccaagcaatacatctcacaatggagtagggtattacgctccggtggcccgaaccactctaaaccctcgtgtgttcttgtgttcttccccttCACTCCAACGATCAAgcgaaacgcctaagcccctcctcatctcaggacttagggcgggtgcactccgccacccggccagagatctactctccgacatttggcgcgccaggtagtggCCAGGCATTAGGTTTTCGCTTGATCCCTTGCTcaagcatgatggtgcagatCGTAGAGCACCGCGTCGAGACTTTGGTAGACTTTGCGGTGGAGGGAGAAGCTGCTTCCTCCACACCATAGGCTCCCAGTCTCCCGGCACCAGTCACTCCTGCTGTGCACGCCGCACGACAGCACACGGTAGCGCAAACATCCCGGACTCCATCAAGGGCGTCTCCGGGGGtgttgtcagcagccagggagttgttgcgacaccctccgagctccacggcttcaccaagagccatgaagcagtggcgggacgacgtcgaccggctgctcagtatggcgcattctacctcgaccaggtcgaagaCGCGGTCATCACGGCGCCAACACGAGGCATCAGCATCGGTGTGCTCGCCCTCGGTGAGGGGCGTGCAGACCAACGACCtctgggcagaactcaaccgcaggcgtgcgggagaggatgcccgggtaTCCTTGGAAAGGGCgtgcgagcgccgccaaaacatcaaTGGACGccgacctcgatcaagacttcgctgcggttgcaccgcagacaccaataGGCACCCGGTCCcagacgggtgtccccttggccggagtgggctgcgccgcactcgcggatcatctccacgcggcatcctggccacccaagttcctgccacacctgccggaaaaatacgatggaacatcaaacccgtcggagttcctgcaggtgtacgttaccgccatcacggtagcaggtggaaacaccactgtgatggcaacgtactttcatgtggccttgtctggacctgcccggacctggctcatgaacctcaccctggGATCAGTCTATTCCTGGGAAGAACTCTGTGCGCGGTTcgtagcgaacttcgccagtgcttaccagcagcacggtgtggaagcccacctccatgcagtgaggcaggagcccggggaaaccCTCCAGAAGTtcttctcccgcttcaccaaggtacgaggtacgatacctcgtatttctgatgcttctatcatcaTGGCCTTCCgatagggagtacgtgatgaaaaaatgttggagaagttggccacacatgacgtggaaactgtccccacgctcttcgctctggccgacaagtgcgccagagccgccgagggccgtgcatggcactcggccccgcaaactggggctgcccagtcgggtggcttgGGGGCCGTCCTCcaggacggaaagaagaaaaagaagaaggaccgcgactaccagaagccgcGGTCCACTGCTCTGGTGGCCACAGCAGCGACCAGAGGCCAGGGcaaccgcaacaaacgcccacgaccGCAGAAGGGTAGCAGCGgtccatgccctgtgcacccgcaTGGTCGCCACAGTGCCGTGGAGTGTCGcaagatcattgacctcgcaaaacgcgtcagcgagcggcgcgagcagtcttccaaagacggctccccgCCTCGTCGTCGGCCCGGCAAAGAGAAGGTGGACGACGGCGAGGTAGCCACGGCTGAGTGGGACCTCAGGTAccagtcgcccgagggggacctgaaagaTATCTTCACCGGAGGCTCCTACTCTGGTGAagacaactagatggaccccaGAGGGACCCCGTGTTCCCCGGTCTATGGAGCGAAAGCACGCCTTTCCTCCGGAGACCCTTCCGGACCCCACAGGTCCGAGCTGCAGACAGGTATATGCAGAAGTGACCACGGCCAGAGGCGAGGGCTCCCCGTGTCAAAGGCAGACGGGAAACCTGGGTCGGGTCCTAGCCCCACGGCAGATACCATACCAAGAGgagctccgcaactctcccctaGCTGGGAAGGACCCATCAAGGAAACGAGAGTACACCGACCCATGGGgaaccatctagctacgactggagGAGTACCTTACCCTGATGCCAaatatctctgtaagttctatccatagagcaagactaaggggtCGAGTCTGTTTCCTTCTTTTCTGTAACTAgataacgcatacgtgtacgacaacccgatgggtctgcccccatgaacccggactattggtctgcacacatgcacgaCAAGTTATGAAGAAGAAACTACCCCCCTCAGCCGTGCTCttgtgatagttccatcttgctgTTCCATGATCCTACCTTGCAATCTTTCAGATAATACCTTTCagctaacccacccgtacggtttccatctttctgacatggcgacatccgaattgaacagccaggcttgcagtttagggcccctgatacgaaagtggggaggtccgacagcctgggggccagctctagagaacgggaccccgttccatagggtggtccggaacccgtgtagccgctcagctagGTCCCATACCGTGGGCCTACATGCTCCGCCACCCCGTGACGGGGACTAAGTATCTAGAGTTATAAGTCCTACGGGTCCGACAACCTTGGGACCGgagctagagaatggacattggtctcctggggtggtccggagcccgtgtagccgctcagccaggtcccgtaccgtgggcctgcacgctccaccgccctgcgacaagtgtcctagtatctagaatcgcgacccaagggggttcggacacgcaacttggcctCCCGGACTAAAACCTGCAAGTCCCGAGTATGTATCAAAGGACGACTAATGTCAGACGGAgaaccctatgaggtgtactactaatgcttcctagctaaaAGTGGTGTATAGATCCAGATCCCGGCGAGTTTGCCTCCGGAggattgttgacaaccttttcagaaacgctggtatccaacctcaacacacCAAGCCTGCATCCtaggcggggggccaggtactaAGGAGGAGTCAACAACATCGCACACAGCAGGAACAGGCattacacagataagtgctaaatgCTGCTTAGAAGGCAATATTTATTTCTTTACAAAAACAGGGgaggcctgggggccggttctgaAGAACGGATGtccgttccatagggtggtccgaagcctgtgtggccggttagcctggttccgtacccaaaatcaTGCACACTTCACCACTCCgtggcgggtgtcctagtatttaaaactaaaGTCCTGTGTGTCCAACAACCTGGAGGTCCGGCTCTGGAGAACAGGCACTTGTCGCCTGGGGGGGGGGGTCCAGaaaccatgtagccgctcagcctggtcccgtaccgtgagcctgcacgctccaccgccctgcgacaagttccttagtacttgaagccaccatctagggggttcggacacacaacttggtttcccaggctaaaatcccgcatacatatgttattacattttgctctcaagCAAATGTCATTACATGACCTTACAAGCGGGGTCCTAGctccatttctgcaggaatgaactacctccacaccagtaagGGCCACGGGATAACAAGCCCCGAGCgactcgccagcggaggcaaccgcACAGCACCAACGGCGACGGCCGCCGCTGCACCGTCGACTCGCCAGCAGCGGCGATCATCTCAGCATGTACGCTGCTGCGGGTAGGACCTCACCCCCGTCTTCCTACGAGGGGTGACaacaggccattaaagccaaagagttggaggcCCGGCGACAGGCAGCACTGATGGCCTCACCAgcgacgacaaccacccctgcACTGGTGGGCGATGGCTGCCTCAGCGCGCTtataggtcctcactcccgtctttGCTAAGGGAGTGAGGACATCCAAGAACACGGCCACCGCTCCCGCAACGTACGACGCCATGTGCGACCCACCAGTACGACCGACGACGCGAGAGAAGCCGTGGGTGTGGCGGACCTACACACGACACGACCATCGCCCATGCGGTGAACGGGCAACCACGCCCCGACCCAGCAGCAGAAGGCAGCGTCGGAGGCAGCGCTAAAGCCATCCATGCCAAGGCATCGGGCACGCGGTGGCTGGCGACACCCACAGTCAGCCAGCACCGCGTacccgaagttcgcctcctccgcatGAATAGCGAACGCCGTTCTCCCTCGAACACTgagggaagaagcgggtcgctacCCACGCGGAGGTGgggccccaactcggcacaccctcctccccagcatggatgatgaacatccttgaagttgagggcaggagggaggccgcagcctggcttgcttctccccaccacaaggctggtagtcatccttctggatgaccaccggcgggggactacagccgggctgcatgatgaaaatccttgaagtcgaatgatggtggaaggatgccaactcccatggggttgcacccctccaacagcagcaagaagacaaGATCGGTGATACCACCACGAGCGCGCGCTCTCCGACGGTGAAGTCGCCGAAAGAGACGACCttgacgcggatccctccagagaacaccaGCGCACCCCATCTAGGGGCTcggaaggcgaaagggcgcggtggtcgcaagaggagcgaggcatgtctactgcccgggagatcgacccctttttaaaggtagatcccccactcgcgcccctgaagcgtcacgggtgaagtctcccccgacgtgcaccaaggatcccaccttatgacacgggggccaggcctcGCATGTCATATAGACCAACCCTaagaaggagcgtgcaactgccctGCAGTTGCGTGCCCCTTCATTTTcggggcaaccagcggtcaggaaggcgaaccgccgcgcaaggggcatgcaaccgccccacggttaagcgcccagcggtcaaagaggcgaaccgccgcgcaagaagcgtacaaccgtcccacggctgtgcgccccctcagctccgctgcaactggcggtccaactcgagggcccaggcccacatgtcatgcaaccggcgcgccggttaccgaGTGCAAAAAAAACCGTACCGCcgcttgcgccaatgccacgtcttctcggggcCGTCGCGGGAGTCTGAAAAAGTAAAATTTTCAGAAccaatgcagcgactcgaggcagccccgcgcatggcccaacagtgccattaATTACgatggtcacgggccagtcagccgtgggaataggcgcgacagttggcatggccataggcgggccagcagtaattgcagcaacaagcgcaggagcagcggtccaaccgccaatcagactctggtcccacctgcaggctcgcatccacaCCTGAGGCGGGcccaggggccactgtcggtaccctaaatcaggggtaccctcttctacagcatgaagacgccgcacccatgcgacgtctcATAGCCACGTGGAGGACGGCGCCTGACGCCACCGCATGagcaggccaaagggcgccacgtggcaaggaaagacaacacatcccagtaagtccggacccccacagaaggacaccggacccctacaCATATAAGTCCGGAGCCTCCAGGTAGGTCCGAACCCCAGCAGGGTCTCAGAACGAGGAAGACCCTAGTAtgagcaggggtccggtgctgacacgtgtgcgggccttgccctccacttcccgctcaggcggagacccgcagcttgtggcccatgacataagctaccgggccgaacctgacgtgaagtcgtgcagcccctgcatttattgaggagaagacgcgccgcctgccactgtgctgatgggcgacgtgccctctcatcatttaatgcgtcccgtcccatccgctggcaggcggtgtcAAGGTCACCCATTATGAGGCGCacctgctgggtctgctggcgaACAGTACGACCGTGCCAGGCAGCACACTGTACTCGTCATCCCTTCCGCAAGAAGCCTCCCCTGTACGCCAAGGATACACAGATCTCGGGCGTTAGGGACAAGAAGATTGTCTCGGCAACAGACATTAGAGgatccaagcactatattcttatgtttctgggcccacatgttgggtccagtgcctttgtgcatgccccccttcagctataaaaggggaggcatgcgacgtttcacacacacgcaatctcagactcgctagctcatacaagctctcaagcaatacatctcacagtggagtaggatattacgctctggcggcccgaaccactctaaatccttgtgtgttcttgtgttcttccccttCACTCCAACGATCAAgcgaaacgcctaagcccctcctcatctcaggactTAGGGCGGGTACACTCCGCTACCCGGCCGGAGATCTACTCTCCGACACATCTGTATTTGCTTATGTATGATTTCAGTGGAAAACATTTGGCGTTAGAGTCCGTGAAGTGGTGGTGTATGTGGTATCTCCGCTAAGGCTTTGTCACTCGTCGAAAAGTTTTATCCATGCGCAGGGTAATGCGTGCAGTGTTATCTGTCTCTAATGTTGGTTAATGATATGAAATGGAGTTTTCTCCACTCGTTGACGCCGTCTTGTAGATTACTTAGGTGTAGTACTTCCATTCTTAAATATTTGCCATCCTCTTGTTCATATTTAAACTAAaatgcgacaaataaaaaagaagggAGAGGGTATTTTTTTACTCGTCTTGTGCATGTAATGTCGGATTTATAGTTGTACAAGACTTATTTTCCATGTGGTCGAGAATATATAATACTTCATCCGTCTTAAAATATTTGTCGTTTTAGCTCTTAGTTTTTATGTCTAAATTCAAATAAATGAAGATGAATTTAGACACATATATAAACACTAGTCGGtatccgtgcgttgcgacggctcacaataatacccacgtaaattatccacaaaaaagatctcaagattttttattgattgtcttcgcttttcacataatatttttatgaacgcactggtaccataggcagcaaatcagagatctccatccctcgcctcccccacttccaaggttttgtagagcaggaggggaagggaagaggcagacatgcctgttcgttgccggagaaggacacgacgaagacctggcaTCTGGagacgacataggtagtataccgctagatatttatggagagagcacacaagcggagaaagaagcccagctagtgcagctccaaaccgagaggcacccacAACAGGCGTTAGtctgagaagggcgagagaatgcgagtgtcttcccagccttggacccgccgaagcgacaaaacaccaccaccaactccgtagcatatgccgacttCTGCCACGCTatgggccttggttgtccaatatctcagacctggactcctcatcgccaagataacctaagcgtggcaggcgccaccatgtcctcctcgacggcacgcACGGAGAAAGCCCAGGGGCATGACCGACACGccccgtacccgcgtcgacgagcgtcggtcggctcgcggctgcgaccgtgggcggggcatcatgttggggaggaagaacaacgCGAAGGCCAGGAAGACGAACGAGACGTCCGACAACGATGAAAACAATGATGCGcacatgatgtgaaacgtcctcgtggacgtgcaatagccactacgcgagatgtcggggctggtgtcggacgaatacggggaggaggcgcctgctcctacgcccttgtcgagaatggggtggcgcgaaGGTGGAGACATGAGGggggagagaaaagaagtagaatggcgaatgaggtggtggcaactgagacGAGGACTATCATTATCGTGCGAAGTTATAGATGACCAAATGGGCCATGTTTGGTgagccggcccgaggcacgacccatttaatagtgactggaccaacccggcacgagcgtcgtgtggtgcttgggccgtagcctcggcccgtagtgctggcccgacccaacatgattattttttattttacaaaaaatcatatatacatatgtacaatttatattcaatattataaacacctAAGCataatgttctactggttagacaacttTATCCAGTGTCTCCCTGTAtcgctttttaacattttacactCAGTTGATTTGGAAGAAATATAGTGActttttttgtaaaaagatgacgtatGACGACCATTGAAACTGGTACTTTAAGTATAAAgtatagtagagatagagatatACATTAATTATTGCATAAACTCATTAATTAACTAAAACAAAATTTAATTTGAGACAGAGGAAATATAGTCAAAATGGGCATTGACAACATAATTATAACTAATGATGAGCATGTATTACATCTTTATTTTTTCTGTCTGTTTGTTTCCCACACTAAAATTAAGTATATGTCGGATGTTGAAATGCTTGTtagaagtattaaatatagtttaattacAAAATTTAATTACACGTACGGAAACTAAataataatataaacttattaaacCTAATTATTTAATTAGGCTAAAGTAAACTTTTGCTAACCATGAATTAATTAGGCTTAAAAAATTTGTATGGCCGTCACCTGGTAGACTTTAGTCCTAAAACAAACACACTTTTAGGTTTTGTATGAGATAGCTCCAACTCCAAAAAATTTGGTGGAGCAGATCGTGCTCGAAAAAATCATGAAGATAGAGCTGTAAGCTTTTAGAAGATATTTAGATAAGttattttgtttattatttagattaaaaatattaTTAAAATTATTAaaattgatattataaactaAAGCTCTACACTAGAGCTGAAACTGGAGCCATTCCAAACACCCCTTAGTTAGGACTAAGTTTATGTCGGTTTTTTGAGTGTAACATAGCTTACTTATTTGTCTCCTCTTATTTGTTTTTTTGCTGTGTAAGACATTTAGATAAGCCTTATTTGTTTTTTACCGGAGGAGAAGGTTATACAAGATAAAGCTCAAACAGTTTGCAAATAGAGGCATTGAACTTCCGTTGGATTATATCCCCTGCGATGCCTTTACTCCCAAACATATCTTAaaagctagtttggaaactcaaaccCCTTTAAAATTAGAGGGTGTTAAGaaggaaatgaactaattttcctcTCAACGCTCTAATTCTGAAGGGATTTTTGAGTTTTAAAACTAGCCCTAATAATAGAATTTCTGTGAGAAATCAAGGATGAGGTCGCTATTGCTATCTCTACTATGTAGAAGCATTGTACAATAATACATGTGTCTCTAACATATCTCACGTATTCACAAGAGGCAAATTTGCACTCTCTCTTCCCTCCAATGCTGTGACTGTGAAGGAGGCGGCGGTGAGAATTAAGAATTGTTTATTGAGATGATATTGTTTAGGTGGGAGGCGTACAAATAATAAGTTAGATTATTGGCCTGTTCATCTTTCGGTATTTATTTTTGAACTCAACTTACATTTTTCATTTCCTTTTGCAGAAACTCCTTACGGAAATTAAAGATATATCCAAGAAGCTATGCAAGATGAACCTCTCTTTTACCAGAATAAATGGTTGTAGAAACATCAGCGAAAAACAGAAGGATTGAAGGGCATCATTATTATCAGAAATCATGTAATGTGACTGATCCAACACAGTGAAGTAGCCATCTACTGGGTAGAACAGAAACCATAGTACTAGCAGAACCCAATCACATGCATGATCCAACATAACCAAGGTAGATACTAGTAGTAGCTAGAACGGACACATCAAGATTTGCGCTAGGGCAGTAGTAAGAGCACTGTAGCAGAGATCCAATCACTTGGAGACTTGAGGCTAGTGACTGCAAATCTGTAGACACGTAGGTAGCTAGGTGACGATGGCTAATAAGGAGTGGAAGCAGAGACCATGCCATCGATGTCCGACTTGACGTTGCTGAAGACGTTGTGGAGCAGCACGAAGATCACCACCTGTGTTCGTTTCACCCAAAATTAAGAAACAACATGCATGCAAGCATATTATATTCATCGTAAACAGCATGAAGCCATGAACGTCCTCAACTGATAAGTTGCTCCCGAGGCCGTGGCCGGCGAGCGCCTGACCGTCGACACCGGTGAGGTCCACCTTCCTGGCGAACACCGTGCCTCTGTCAAGAGGGGTGCCGCCGCAAGCGCTCGACACCATCTTGCGCACGATCTCCAGCTTCTCCATGATCTGCAGCGCCATCCACCACTTGGCACACCCCCCCTCGGCAGTCCACCTCACTGACTCAAATACCGGGTACAGCTCACCAAACACCTGTGCCCAAACAAATTAAACAGCCAGCAGTTCAGTCGTTGGATCGATTAGTGCAACCCAGCCAGAACAAGAACAGCAACAAGAACACCAGATCAAAAGCAGCTAGTAGCAACAAGAACAGCTAGCAGATAAAACTTCACCGAGAACAGTGGGCGCCTTTTCTCCGCTGGGATGCGGCGCATCGCATCAACCAGGAGGTCGATGCATTCGTTCGCCATCTCCTTGAACTTCTCCTGCACGGCCTTCTCCTCTTCAGAAACTGCAAGCGGCTTTGGAAGGTGGCAGCTGAGCAGCATGTCAGTCTTCTTGGCGACAACACGGTAGAAATGGTCGAACTCCTGCACAAACAAAACGTACTCCATCATGCAAACAGACGGTGTTACCGTGATAGAATATAGAACAAGTAGAAATCAAACCAAACGGCGAGTATCTAAACGAGAAATTAACGAGACATACATCCTCGTCTGGCATGCGGGGGTTAGACACCTGCAGAAATTATTAACACCATCGTCTCTTCAGCAAAAAGAGTTAAATATAAAATCGAACGGAAATAATTATACATACATAATCATCTCCAGTAACTGCAAGCAGCTTAGGAGTATAGAGTCCAAACTCCTGCACAAACACCATCGTTACTACAGTTATATATTATATGAAGGAAACATTAAAAACCAAATCTAAATGATAATGAGGCATACATATTCATCCCCCGGGCCCAAACTGCTGTCATCGACAGGAAGGCCAGCGACCTTGAACTCTCTGGGAGAAGCCTGCTCGTATGAAGAGAAAAGGAAACAGgaaaaaaaaaaaacaaatcgGTAAGATAGATCCATGCAAGACTAACAAGTCAGGGAGCGCGATCGGAGCTTGATCACTAACGGGCGAGCAACAAATTAAAGACGACCATAAAAAACAAATCGGTATCCACATGAACGGTGATCCGGACTCCTTTAATTTGCGGCAATAAGCCGCGTTTAAAACCCGAAGTGCGTACTCATAAACGAAAGAGAACTCTGAAACAGAAACAAGCAAGCAGCCTTAAGGTGATCGATGGTGATGAAGCCTAGCTTGTAGatagagagaaaaaaaaaacaaaacaacaACTCGATTGGTAAGAAACTTCTCGAAGGAGAGAATGCCGCCTCTTTTTCTGCAAGCTAGCGGGGCCTAAAACACATACAAATGCACTCTGCGAAAGTGAAAATGTACGTACGTACCTGAAAGACAAAAGGACGAAAAAAAGCACAAGCTCGAGTCTCGACCAACATATGTCCAAAGGACGAAAAAAAGCACAAGCTCGAGTCTCGACCAACATATGCCATGGACAAGAAAACGACAGGAACCGGAGATCTGTTCATCGCCATGAGCCATGGCCATGGGAGAGAACCACACCAACCCAAGAGCCACATCAGAGAAACAAACAGACAAACATCCTCGTCGTCTCACGGGATCGCTGCTATGCTAGCCTTAACGCACATGCATGCAGCATATTATTGACGTCCGTCTTTGGATGAAGAGTTGAAGACtagcttgagagagagagagagagatgaacgATGTGAGAAGCGGAGTGGAAGACGCAAACCAAATATGAAATATCTCCCTTCGGAGTTCTGAATATGAAtcaagagaaaaatatcaccAGAAAAACAAAGCCAAAGCAACACGCCGCCAATACCAAATCACCAACACGAAGGAGATGGAACAAGAACGAACACACGGAATCCGAGATGGTATAGCACACGCGAAGCTTACTGATGTGGACGAAGAAAGCGCGAGCCGCACGCCGTAGTGCCCTGTCCCGACCCTCAAGCCGGTGAGCACCCTGCTGCCGTCGCGGCGAGGACGGAGGGAGGGAAgacgagcggcggcggcggcacgaaCACCCAAGGACGCCATGGCTTTCGCCTGCTAGGGCCTAGGGCTCGCTCAAGTGGGTAGTGGCTagggggagggagaggagagggatcGGAGAGAGACGAGACCAGATGCTATGCCAGTGCGAGTGGTTGGTGCCAGCCAGGAGACTCGCAACTTTTTATAGGCGGATGGCCGGATGGGTGGGAGGGAGATGTTCAGGCAGTTCAGTGGGTTTTGTGCCCCATGTCCTAGAAGCCTCAGCGCCAGCTGGCGGTGAATttgctttttttttaaaaaaaaaattatTTTGATATTGCTCCTGT contains these protein-coding regions:
- the LOC100277569 gene encoding uncharacterized protein isoform X1; protein product: MASLGVRAAAAARLPSLRPRRDGSRVLTGLRVGTGHYGVRLALSSSTSASPREFKVAGLPVDDSSLGPGDEYEFGLYTPKLLAVTGDDYVSNPRMPDEDEFDHFYRVVAKKTDMLLSCHLPKPLAVSEEEKAVQEKFKEMANECIDLLVDAMRRIPAEKRRPLFSVFGELYPVFESVRWTAEGGCAKWWMALQIMEKLEIVRKMVSSACGGTPLDRGTVFARKVDLTGVDGQALAGHGLGSNLSVEDVHGFMLFTMNIICLHACCFLILGETNTGGDLRAAPQRLQQRQVGHRWHGLCFHSLLAIVT
- the LOC100277569 gene encoding uncharacterized protein LOC100277569, producing MASLGVRAAAAARLPSLRPRRDGSRVLTGLRVGTGHYGVRLALSSSTSASPREFKVAGLPVDDSSLGPGDEYEFGLYTPKLLAVTGDDYVSNPRMPDEDEFDHFYRVVAKKTDMLLSCHLPKPLAVSEEEKAVQEKFKEMANECIDLLVDAMRRIPAEKRRPLFSVFGELYPVFESVRWTAEGGCAKWWMALQIMEKLEIVRKMVSSACGGTPLDRGTVFARKVDLTGVDGQALAGHGLGSNLSVVIFVLLHNVFSNVKSDIDGMVSASTPY